GTCGGTGCGCGCGGCCTCCCGCGGCGTCAGTTCCTCGCCGCAGACCAGGTCGCAGGCGGCCAGCAGAACCGGATGCTGGTGCAGCTTGCGGCGATAGAGGGCGAGCTTCGCCGCCGCCGCCATCCGCGCCTCGGCCTGGACCAGCACCTCGCTGATGCTGGTCCCCTGCGGATTGTCGCCATGCTTGATGTCCAGGCTCGACCCGATCGCGGTCCCGGCCTGGACGCGGCGGTAATAGGTCCCGTAGCGCTCCCCGGCGCTCTTCTGCCGGTCGTTCAGCCGCCCCTGCCCGACCAGCCATTCCAGGCCGGCCTGCCGCCGATGCGGCTTACGCGGATTGGCCGGCGCCTCGATGGCCGCCCCGCGCGCCTGCGACAGGGCGACGGTTTCGGCGATGCCCGTGTGAACCGCCAGGGCCTCGGCCCGGGCCTTGCCCCGCCGCTCAAGAACCAGAAGACGCTCGCGCTCCAGGCGCGCCAGATGGGCCGTGCGGCTCATGCGCTGAACTCCCCTATTGGTGTTGAAACCGCAGTCTGGGCCTCAGCCCCTGGGCGGGGCGATCATCGGCAGGCAGACCGCCACGCCGTCGCGGCCCAGCCGGCGCTCCGAGAACGCCCAGAATCCGCCCGCCGCCAGCACCGCGGCCACATGGGCGTCATGCCGCGCGAACTTCGGCAGTTGGCTGTCCCCCGCCCCCCGTGCGCTGCGCGCCCGAAACAGTTTCTCGAACCGCCGCGCCTGCCAATCTTCGAGGCTCAGTTGAGTCCTGGCGCGGAGGGGTGACGTCCCACTTTGACGTAGGGCGGCGTAATCTTGCGCGTCGGCGGGCCTTGGTTTGGTGTTTTCCCGTTGCATTCAGAAACTGTATAGAACATACAGGAAACAGGCAACATGAATCTGTATTTTCCGTACAGAATTTCCACCTTAGGTTTTAGGTCATGGACGAACGCTTCCAACGCCTCCGCGTCGCGCGCACCGAAAAGGGCTTCGACACCGCCGCCGCGGCCGCCGAGGCCTTTGGTTGGAACCGCAACACCTACGCCTCCAACGAGAACGGCAACGCCCCCTTCTCCTACCGCAAGGCCAAGGAGTACGCCGCGGCCTTCGGGGTCCGCCCGGAATGGCTCTATGACGCCTCGGGCGCCATGCGGCCGGGTGCGGGGCCGGGATTGGTCAAGGTGATCGGCATGGTGGGCGCCAACCCCGAGGGCGTCATCCTCTACGCTACCGGCCAGGAGGCTGACGATCTCGCCCCAATCCCTCCTGGGGGCACGGAAAACGCTGTCGCCGTCCAGGTCTCCGGCCACTCCATGCGCGGGCTGGCCGACGACGGCGCGCTCATTTATTTCGAGAACCAACACTTCCCCCCCACCCCGGACATGCTGGGCCATGTCGTCGTCGTCGAGACCGACACCGACGAGGTCCTGGTCAAGCGCCTGCTGCGCGGCAGCGAGCCCGGCCGGTTCGACCTGGAGAGCCTGGCCGGCCCCACCCGCCACGACGCCCGCCTGCGCTGGGCCGCCCACATCACCGCGATCATCCCGCCCTATCAGGCGCGCCGGATCATCATCCGCGGCTAGCTCGCCCTCCGGTGGTTCGCGGGGGCAAGAAATCCGAGATCCGACTTTGCGAAATCTTGTATTTTTTATACATTTTTGGGATGGACCGGCACGACCCTGAGCTGATCGAGATCCTGATCGCCGAACGCGCCCTCGATCGCGCCCGGCTCACCTGGCGCGCACGGGAGGCGCGGCGCGCGAGCGGGGTCGCCTGGTCGGGCATGGCGCCGGCCCCGGCCGAGCCGCGTGCGGAAGAGGCCCTGCTGGCTGAGGCGCACGCCAAGCTCGCCGCGCGGCGGCGGTGGCGGGACACCGCCCAGGGCCGGTTCGTCAGTGCGGTGTCCCAGGTCCAGGGCGCGGCTCGCGGCCTCCACGCCAACGGCGAACGCGCCCGTGAAGCCGCCACTCGTGACCTGCACGAAGAGCTTGAGACCTGCGAGGCCCTCGTCCGCGATCTGCGCCGCCAGACCCTCGCCCTGATCGCCGGCGTCCGCGCCGCGCAGCGGGCCGTGCGCGACGCGAGCGCCTTGACCCCTCCGCCCTCGGATTATAGGTAGTTCGCCAACCTAACTATATCTGCGGGACTCGATGCCCACCACGACCCACGACCCGGTCGCCCTGGCCGAGACCCTCCGGCCAGCTCTGCTGCGGGTCTCGCGCCGCCTGCGCCAGGAGGCCCAGAAGGCCGGAGTCTCGGCCCTCGACGCCCTGCTGCTCAACCAGATCGGCCGCAATCCCGGCGTCGGCGTCTGCGACCTGGCCGACCGCGAACAGCTGTCGCGCCCCACGATGAGCGGCCACATCAAGCGCCTGGAGGCCGCCGGCTGGATCGCCCGCGCCGACAGCGCCACCGACGGCCGCCGCTCGGGCCTCGCCGTCACCCC
The sequence above is drawn from the Phenylobacterium glaciei genome and encodes:
- a CDS encoding MarR family winged helix-turn-helix transcriptional regulator, whose product is MPTTTHDPVALAETLRPALLRVSRRLRQEAQKAGVSALDALLLNQIGRNPGVGVCDLADREQLSRPTMSGHIKRLEAAGWIARADSATDGRRSGLAVTPAGQAQLEAIRQHRNDWLAARLAKLPEDARRQLDAAAGPLLQLLSLDA
- a CDS encoding S24 family peptidase, with amino-acid sequence MDERFQRLRVARTEKGFDTAAAAAEAFGWNRNTYASNENGNAPFSYRKAKEYAAAFGVRPEWLYDASGAMRPGAGPGLVKVIGMVGANPEGVILYATGQEADDLAPIPPGGTENAVAVQVSGHSMRGLADDGALIYFENQHFPPTPDMLGHVVVVETDTDEVLVKRLLRGSEPGRFDLESLAGPTRHDARLRWAAHITAIIPPYQARRIIIRG